A region of Veillonellaceae bacterium DNA encodes the following proteins:
- a CDS encoding ABC transporter substrate-binding protein produces the protein MGYSKHVRIAALAMAVTACLAFSGCGGEKNGAASSISSSSVSWTETLDGKKETMRVTSVPKHAVSMSQATTEMLLTLGVENDMAGTAFKEEEIYKPLQAAYDKVPVLSNKWPSYEQLMAVKPDFVTGWEVPFTKRGIPAEKIISQGIPIYVPQSMQSTNATLDMNFEDMHMYGEIFGVEDRANAWIDSQKKKLSEVQAKLKDLPKVKVFVYDSEDGDPFTVFEGYTTNVLELVGAENVMSGQGVDKTWAKTSWENVVKANPDYFIIVDYGNSIRNTDDFDQKVEKIKANPILQNVNAVKENHFVRVKLSEITPGVRTVDALTRIASEIHNTK, from the coding sequence ATGGGTTATTCTAAACACGTAAGAATCGCAGCACTAGCCATGGCAGTCACCGCCTGTCTGGCATTTTCAGGATGCGGCGGGGAAAAGAATGGGGCTGCCAGCTCCATCTCCAGTTCCAGTGTCTCATGGACAGAGACTCTGGACGGCAAAAAGGAAACGATGAGAGTCACCTCCGTACCAAAACATGCGGTTTCCATGTCCCAGGCGACGACAGAGATGCTTCTTACCCTGGGTGTCGAAAACGATATGGCCGGCACTGCTTTCAAGGAAGAAGAAATCTACAAACCTTTGCAGGCAGCATACGATAAAGTACCGGTTCTCTCCAATAAATGGCCGTCCTATGAACAGTTAATGGCTGTCAAACCGGATTTCGTGACCGGATGGGAAGTCCCCTTCACAAAGAGAGGCATCCCTGCTGAAAAGATTATTTCCCAGGGTATCCCGATTTACGTTCCCCAGTCTATGCAGTCCACAAACGCAACACTGGACATGAATTTCGAGGATATGCATATGTATGGCGAAATTTTTGGTGTAGAAGACCGTGCCAACGCATGGATCGATTCCCAGAAAAAGAAACTGTCCGAAGTACAGGCCAAGCTCAAAGATCTGCCAAAGGTCAAAGTCTTTGTTTACGACTCTGAAGACGGCGATCCGTTCACCGTATTTGAAGGCTATACCACCAACGTGCTGGAACTGGTCGGCGCAGAAAATGTCATGAGCGGCCAAGGTGTCGACAAGACATGGGCTAAGACGAGCTGGGAAAATGTAGTCAAGGCAAATCCGGATTACTTCATCATCGTTGATTATGGCAACAGCATCCGCAATACGGACGACTTTGATCAGAAGGTAGAAAAGATCAAAGCAAATCCGATCCTGCAGAATGTGAACGCTGTCAAGGAAAATCATTTCGTCCGCGTGAAGCTCTCCGAAATCACGCCTGGTGTCAGGACTGTCGATGCATTGACCCGCATTGCATCAGAAATCCACAATACGAAATAG
- a CDS encoding DUF523 domain-containing protein: MKIIVSACLLGVPCRYKGGANTDEGVISFVEGMDVIPVCPEVAAGMPVPRPPVEIRGGRIVRKDGTDMDEIYRAGARRIMEEIKGEDIAFAILKARSPTCGVHEVYDGTFSGTRVPGEGVFAAMLKEAGIPVYDEEDLAAGRIPMDVESEGRNADRRN; encoded by the coding sequence ATGAAGATCATCGTGAGTGCCTGTCTCCTTGGCGTTCCCTGCCGTTACAAGGGAGGCGCGAATACGGATGAAGGCGTCATTTCCTTCGTGGAAGGGATGGACGTCATCCCTGTCTGCCCCGAGGTCGCTGCCGGCATGCCGGTCCCGCGTCCGCCCGTGGAAATCCGAGGCGGCCGTATCGTGCGGAAAGACGGAACGGATATGGATGAAATCTACAGAGCCGGCGCAAGAAGAATCATGGAAGAAATCAAGGGTGAAGACATCGCCTTTGCCATCCTGAAAGCAAGAAGCCCGACCTGCGGCGTGCATGAAGTCTATGACGGCACATTTTCCGGGACAAGGGTGCCCGGAGAAGGCGTTTTTGCAGCGATGCTGAAGGAGGCCGGAATCCCCGTCTATGATGAGGAGGATCTGGCAGCAGGACGGATTCCGATGGATGTAGAAAGTGAGGGAAGAAATGCTGATCGGAGGAATTGA
- a CDS encoding iron ABC transporter permease yields the protein MQRVYNTSFLSRTCILIAALLVSLVLSLRFGSVGLSSGDVIRTVADMGSGNASLSTIILDIRLPRSIFAAVCGMGLSLSGMALQTITRNDLSDPYVLGVSSGASTGAVSVIVLGWFAFLGSWSVTGAAFLGAALTTALVIFLSSRFSDPSRLVLIGMGISAFFAAVTMLIVYYAPHESQVRSAMFWLMGSLSGIQWEDIPAVLTVFPAAFLLWFFRYDLDVLLLGESEAGHLGMDIKKFRLMVILLSSILVAVLVAKAGVIGFIGLIVPHMARKLAGAEHGKLIIMTSLLGALVMVWADVLARSMAAPSEIPVGVLTSLMGAPLFLHIILRKGKNHD from the coding sequence ATGCAAAGAGTGTATAACACTTCATTTCTGAGCCGGACCTGCATTCTGATTGCGGCCCTGCTCGTTTCACTGGTCCTTTCCCTCCGGTTTGGTTCCGTGGGGTTGTCATCGGGAGATGTCATACGGACGGTGGCAGATATGGGTTCAGGGAATGCATCCCTGTCGACTATCATTCTGGATATCCGGCTGCCCCGGAGTATTTTCGCGGCCGTCTGCGGCATGGGGCTGTCTCTTTCGGGGATGGCGCTTCAGACGATCACCCGCAATGATTTGTCAGATCCTTATGTTCTTGGTGTATCGTCCGGCGCCAGTACAGGCGCGGTATCTGTGATCGTTTTGGGCTGGTTCGCCTTCCTCGGGAGCTGGAGTGTGACAGGAGCTGCATTTCTGGGCGCTGCGCTGACTACGGCGCTTGTGATTTTCCTGTCATCCCGCTTCAGCGATCCATCCCGTTTAGTGCTCATAGGTATGGGCATATCGGCATTCTTTGCCGCAGTCACGATGCTGATTGTTTATTATGCACCCCACGAAAGCCAGGTGAGAAGCGCTATGTTCTGGCTGATGGGAAGTCTTTCCGGGATCCAGTGGGAGGACATACCGGCCGTGCTGACTGTATTTCCTGCTGCTTTTCTTCTCTGGTTCTTCCGCTATGATCTCGATGTCCTTCTTCTGGGAGAGTCGGAAGCAGGGCACCTTGGCATGGACATCAAGAAATTCCGTCTGATGGTGATTCTGCTTTCCTCGATCCTTGTGGCAGTGCTTGTCGCCAAAGCGGGAGTTATCGGCTTCATCGGCCTGATTGTTCCGCATATGGCTAGGAAACTGGCCGGTGCAGAGCATGGGAAATTAATCATCATGACCTCGCTCCTCGGGGCACTTGTCATGGTCTGGGCAGATGTTCTGGCAAGAAGCATGGCCGCTCCGTCTGAAATTCCAGTAGGCGTATTGACATCGCTGATGGGCGCTCCGCTCTTCCTGCATATTATCCTGAGAAAGGGGAAAAATCATGATTGA
- a CDS encoding DUF805 domain-containing protein produces the protein METLKRLFSIHGRMNRWKSFVWMVACSVLSGVISTIIELLFLPLPFSFPLNAPSMTTYVVLSGIVAVIGLIFSLTVVVRRLHDLGYSGWWAAAVYIITPLLILVLREIGAILSMVMLLAYCLILLFKRGTIGPNEYGPDPLAGEDEPVPVPEDPVHEEDKM, from the coding sequence ATGGAAACTTTAAAGCGCTTGTTTTCAATTCATGGAAGAATGAATCGCTGGAAGTCCTTTGTGTGGATGGTGGCATGCAGTGTTCTGTCGGGGGTGATTTCTACCATCATAGAGCTGCTGTTCCTGCCGCTTCCTTTTTCGTTTCCGCTGAATGCGCCATCGATGACGACTTATGTCGTCTTGTCCGGGATTGTTGCTGTCATAGGCCTGATTTTTTCTCTTACGGTTGTGGTGCGGAGGCTCCATGATCTGGGGTATTCGGGATGGTGGGCTGCCGCAGTCTATATCATTACTCCTTTGCTTATCCTTGTGCTGCGGGAGATAGGTGCGATTCTAAGCATGGTGATGCTTCTTGCATACTGTTTGATTTTATTGTTCAAGCGCGGGACGATAGGGCCCAATGAGTACGGTCCCGATCCGCTGGCGGGGGAGGATGAGCCGGTGCCAGTGCCGGAAGATCCGGTTCATGAAGAAGATAAGATGTAA
- a CDS encoding IS3 family transposase, producing the protein MLDQIASYLYQGVTITQAAENLHMSRITFRKWVLRYKEEGFKGLRPRQHLSYYSNQMKIQAVKEYLKGGVSMLSVCAKYRISGTLSLKTWIEAYNEHKLTDLVSEGGDLMGKRQQSVKEERVRIVQECIASGCDYNKIAKKYNMSYQTLYTWVKKFKEMGEVGLEDYRGKPIRLQTPRTEEEQLRQENARLLEEQKDLIAEIALLKKKDGDRGKVAFLEGFSLTHLLRDFKAIKEVHEETNISIESLCRLSKVSRAAYYGWLNHIKSGRELLREKVAQEVMKTHQEYPDMGYRRINDWIKKDDNININVSDSLVLRIMRILNIKSVIKYKTDGCTRNAKDPKYIFENLLNRDFDAGVSNARWMTDVTEFKYTTADGVLHKLYLSAIIDGHDRRIVSYVIGDRNNTALAFETMEKALKENPGEHPMIHTDRGFQYTSNGFHKIVEKAGLVHSMSRVGCCADNGLMEGFWGMLKRERYYTRKFTSRKAVVSMINGYIYFYNNKRIQRKLHLLAPMEVFNAAPMAA; encoded by the coding sequence ATGTTAGACCAGATTGCTTCATATCTCTATCAGGGTGTTACGATTACCCAGGCAGCTGAAAATCTTCATATGAGCCGCATAACATTCAGGAAATGGGTCCTCCGGTATAAAGAGGAGGGCTTTAAGGGATTGCGGCCCAGGCAGCATTTGTCTTACTACTCCAATCAGATGAAGATCCAGGCCGTAAAGGAATATCTTAAAGGCGGTGTTTCCATGCTTTCCGTCTGTGCCAAATACAGAATTTCCGGCACACTCTCCCTTAAAACATGGATTGAGGCGTATAATGAGCATAAGTTGACAGACCTCGTTTCTGAAGGAGGAGATCTTATGGGCAAACGCCAGCAATCGGTCAAGGAAGAGCGAGTCAGAATCGTTCAGGAGTGCATCGCCAGTGGATGCGATTATAACAAGATAGCCAAGAAGTACAACATGTCCTACCAAACGCTCTACACATGGGTAAAAAAGTTCAAGGAAATGGGCGAAGTTGGTCTTGAGGATTACAGAGGAAAGCCGATCAGGCTCCAAACGCCCCGGACCGAAGAAGAACAGCTGCGTCAGGAGAATGCCAGACTTCTTGAAGAACAGAAGGATCTTATAGCAGAGATTGCCCTGCTAAAAAAAAAAGATGGAGATAGAGGAAAGGTTGCGTTCCTCGAAGGATTCAGCCTTACTCACCTTCTCAGAGATTTTAAAGCCATAAAAGAAGTCCATGAAGAAACCAACATCTCCATAGAAAGTCTCTGCCGACTCTCAAAGGTCTCCCGGGCAGCTTATTACGGATGGCTGAATCATATTAAGAGCGGCCGTGAACTGCTGAGAGAAAAGGTCGCACAGGAGGTCATGAAAACCCATCAGGAATATCCGGATATGGGATACCGCCGGATTAACGATTGGATCAAGAAGGATGACAACATCAATATAAATGTAAGCGACAGTCTGGTTCTTCGTATCATGCGGATACTTAATATTAAGTCCGTGATCAAGTACAAGACCGATGGTTGCACTCGTAACGCAAAGGATCCAAAGTACATTTTTGAAAACCTGCTGAACCGTGACTTTGATGCCGGCGTGTCCAATGCAAGATGGATGACGGATGTCACTGAATTCAAGTACACAACTGCTGATGGAGTTTTGCACAAGTTATATTTAAGCGCGATTATTGACGGCCATGATCGCCGGATTGTCTCTTATGTCATCGGCGACAGGAACAATACTGCACTGGCTTTTGAGACAATGGAAAAGGCACTTAAAGAGAATCCTGGAGAACATCCAATGATTCATACCGACCGCGGATTCCAGTATACAAGCAACGGATTCCATAAGATTGTTGAAAAAGCAGGACTGGTTCACAGCATGTCCCGTGTAGGCTGCTGTGCAGACAACGGTCTGATGGAAGGGTTCTGGGGAATGCTGAAGCGCGAACGTTACTACACACGTAAATTCACCAGCCGTAAAGCAGTGGTAAGCATGATCAACGGCTACATCTACTTCTACAACAACAAACGCATTCAGCGCAAATTACATCTTTTAGCTCCAATGGAAGTATTCAACGCAGCTCCAATGGCTGCATGA
- a CDS encoding flavin reductase family protein, whose product MKKSFKPASWIYPQPALVIASQDKAGETDAMVAAWGGIYDTNKIGFMLDHNHKTTDNILETGAFTVSMATVKTMAEADYFGTVSGHKVKGKIEKAGFHAVKSEHVDAPVIEEFPLTFECKVVKTTQEGEDWYIVGEIVNILADESVLTGGKLDPSLIEPLTFDPVHGTYIRLGDVAGRAWKEGAKFTKE is encoded by the coding sequence ATGAAGAAAAGTTTCAAGCCCGCATCATGGATTTATCCGCAGCCGGCGCTCGTCATCGCTTCCCAGGACAAAGCAGGGGAGACTGATGCCATGGTTGCTGCCTGGGGCGGCATCTATGACACGAACAAGATCGGCTTCATGCTCGACCATAATCACAAGACGACGGACAACATCCTGGAAACCGGCGCCTTCACCGTCAGTATGGCGACCGTGAAGACGATGGCAGAAGCTGACTACTTCGGCACCGTTAGCGGCCACAAGGTAAAAGGGAAAATCGAGAAAGCAGGCTTCCATGCCGTCAAGAGCGAGCATGTGGACGCTCCTGTCATTGAAGAATTCCCGCTCACATTCGAATGCAAGGTCGTGAAGACCACACAGGAAGGCGAAGACTGGTACATCGTAGGAGAAATCGTCAACATCCTGGCCGACGAATCCGTCCTGACTGGCGGCAAGCTCGACCCATCTCTCATCGAACCTCTGACATTCGACCCCGTCCACGGCACCTACATCCGCTTAGGCGACGTCGCAGGCCGCGCATGGAAAGAAGGAGCCAAATTTACCAAAGAATAA
- a CDS encoding ABC transporter ATP-binding protein: MSVGEGVTGIIGPNGCGKTTLLSHISRRLPSKNRIFIDGRPIETIDRREYARKVAVMRQNEDSMADELTAGYLVLTGRYPYKKLGMGYTEKDRAIASEMMKKQGVYDLRYKELGQLSGGECQRVWLAKAMAQEPEILLLDEPTNHLDVKYRLHLMEELPDFPGTVMIVLHDISLALRYCSHLVIMKEGKIVASGKTEETASREILEDVFEVPFYTVNGKDGEFFCC; the protein is encoded by the coding sequence ATTTCCGTTGGTGAAGGTGTCACCGGCATCATCGGACCCAATGGCTGCGGGAAAACGACGCTTCTTTCGCATATTTCCAGACGGCTTCCCAGCAAAAACAGAATCTTTATCGATGGACGTCCTATAGAAACGATCGACCGCCGGGAGTATGCCCGCAAAGTGGCTGTCATGCGCCAGAATGAAGACTCGATGGCAGATGAGCTGACGGCAGGATATCTTGTCCTGACAGGAAGATACCCCTATAAGAAGCTCGGGATGGGGTATACGGAAAAGGATCGCGCCATTGCCTCGGAAATGATGAAGAAGCAGGGCGTGTATGACCTGAGGTATAAAGAACTTGGCCAGCTGTCCGGCGGAGAGTGCCAGCGCGTATGGCTGGCCAAAGCTATGGCGCAGGAGCCGGAAATCCTTCTTCTGGATGAACCGACGAACCATCTGGACGTCAAGTACAGGCTCCACCTGATGGAAGAGCTGCCGGATTTCCCGGGCACAGTCATGATCGTGCTGCACGATATTTCACTGGCGCTCCGGTACTGCAGCCATCTCGTCATCATGAAAGAGGGAAAAATCGTAGCGAGTGGCAAGACAGAAGAGACAGCCAGCCGGGAAATCCTGGAGGATGTATTCGAAGTTCCTTTCTATACGGTCAATGGAAAAGACGGAGAATTCTTCTGCTGCTAA
- a CDS encoding GGDEF domain-containing phosphodiesterase codes for MGELAYPGNHIPDAFRSVLDELPGGVLVYRGTREKEILYASKGVIQMLECKDAHEFINYTFGSFRHFVYIDDVGRVEREIEEQMRSGKDLYDYVNYRVRTITGKIVYVENFGRRVKLPGEGDVFCAFVMDSRVKDLTRDIDSLTGFPGQKRFLEHAGNELKHRSFDTEAPETAILYFNIKNFKMFNVQYGGKEGDQLLRDVADILKEVFPHDYIARFADDHFVVLTDYVDLRLRAREVYQKLVSLRSGVRLDAKFGVYHVTDFNVNPELACDLAKLACDSIRDCLDVHILEYTDEVWNLSELRNYAVYHIDEALKNGYIKVYYQPVMRSLSGTLCGLEALARWEDPEKGFISTGIFIPALEDSRQISKLDMYMIEHVCQNYRERVDRGEPVVPVSFNLSRIDFFTCEVLEELNRITDKYRVPHYMLNVEITESVFVHDFRKISEEIDNFHKAGFQVWMDDFGSGYSSLNVLKDYSFDELKIDMEFLAHFTEKAKSVIESTVCMAKKIGVQTLAEGVETKEQLDFLKSIGCEKIQGYYFGKPMPYDHVVERIKEQHWTTETREMAKYYDAAGREDFLTNRPFALLEDDGTKFKYLFVNNEFMKSLATAGTTSTGMSEHTINDNASPLSHLFRNFANEIAESGKEQVLTYTSRNQYMRLRCKTIASCGNKHIHRAELINVTFNSDQRQQDMLDGLVRNIYYLYNTVFIINFDENSCNPIVASASSWEFLHQKTYGLEEVRISYARQNIHPDDQERFLEFVRLDNMEQRIEDSPEGMIANYFRTKGADGNFTWDVHTIISIPKTNGKVFLYTAKLSPLDDETLRKHVLKEYMKADKPALKTAENKAE; via the coding sequence ATGGGAGAATTAGCATATCCGGGTAATCATATTCCGGATGCGTTCAGAAGTGTTCTGGACGAACTCCCGGGTGGTGTGCTTGTGTATCGGGGGACCCGGGAAAAGGAAATCCTTTATGCAAGCAAGGGCGTCATTCAGATGCTGGAGTGCAAAGATGCGCATGAATTTATCAATTACACTTTCGGCTCATTCCGTCATTTCGTGTATATCGATGATGTAGGCCGCGTGGAACGCGAGATCGAAGAACAGATGCGTTCCGGCAAGGACCTCTATGATTACGTGAATTACAGAGTGAGAACCATCACGGGAAAAATTGTGTACGTGGAAAACTTCGGACGCAGGGTGAAACTGCCCGGCGAAGGAGATGTTTTCTGCGCCTTTGTCATGGACTCTCGTGTCAAGGATCTGACGAGGGACATTGATTCGCTGACGGGATTCCCCGGACAGAAGCGATTCCTGGAACATGCGGGCAATGAACTCAAGCACCGCAGCTTCGATACCGAAGCACCCGAGACGGCAATCCTCTATTTCAATATCAAGAATTTCAAAATGTTCAACGTGCAGTACGGCGGCAAGGAAGGCGACCAGCTGCTGCGTGATGTGGCGGATATACTGAAGGAAGTATTCCCGCATGATTACATCGCGCGTTTTGCTGACGACCATTTCGTCGTACTGACTGACTATGTGGATCTGAGGTTGAGAGCCCGCGAGGTCTATCAGAAGCTTGTGAGCCTCAGAAGCGGCGTACGCCTCGATGCGAAATTCGGCGTGTACCATGTCACCGATTTCAATGTCAATCCGGAGCTTGCCTGCGATCTGGCCAAGCTTGCCTGCGACAGCATCCGCGACTGCCTCGATGTCCATATCCTTGAATATACCGATGAAGTCTGGAATCTGTCCGAACTCAGGAATTATGCTGTCTACCATATTGATGAAGCATTGAAGAACGGATACATCAAGGTCTACTACCAGCCTGTCATGCGTTCCCTTTCCGGCACGCTCTGTGGCCTCGAGGCGCTGGCCCGCTGGGAAGATCCCGAGAAAGGCTTCATTTCGACCGGTATCTTCATCCCGGCCCTCGAAGACAGCCGTCAGATCAGCAAGCTCGATATGTACATGATCGAGCACGTATGCCAGAACTACAGAGAACGCGTCGACCGCGGAGAACCGGTCGTACCCGTTTCCTTCAACCTTTCCCGCATTGACTTCTTCACCTGCGAAGTGCTTGAGGAACTGAACCGCATCACCGACAAGTACCGCGTCCCGCACTACATGCTGAACGTGGAAATCACTGAAAGCGTCTTCGTCCATGACTTCCGTAAGATCAGCGAAGAAATCGACAACTTCCATAAAGCGGGCTTCCAGGTCTGGATGGACGACTTCGGCAGCGGATATTCCTCGCTGAACGTCCTCAAAGACTACAGCTTCGATGAACTGAAGATCGATATGGAATTCCTGGCGCACTTCACCGAAAAAGCGAAGAGCGTCATCGAAAGCACCGTCTGCATGGCCAAGAAAATCGGCGTGCAGACACTCGCTGAAGGCGTCGAAACGAAAGAGCAGCTCGATTTCCTGAAGAGCATTGGATGCGAAAAAATCCAGGGCTACTACTTCGGAAAACCGATGCCCTATGACCACGTCGTCGAACGCATCAAGGAACAGCACTGGACCACGGAAACAAGAGAAATGGCGAAGTACTACGATGCAGCAGGAAGAGAAGATTTCCTGACGAACCGTCCGTTTGCCCTCCTGGAAGACGACGGAACGAAATTCAAATACCTCTTCGTCAATAATGAATTCATGAAATCCCTTGCGACCGCCGGGACGACCTCTACAGGCATGTCCGAGCATACCATCAACGACAATGCCTCGCCGCTTTCCCATCTTTTCAGAAATTTCGCCAATGAAATCGCAGAATCCGGGAAAGAGCAGGTCCTCACCTACACATCCAGGAACCAGTACATGCGCCTCCGCTGCAAGACCATCGCCTCCTGCGGGAATAAGCACATTCACAGGGCTGAACTTATCAACGTCACATTTAACAGTGACCAGCGCCAGCAGGACATGCTCGACGGCCTTGTCAGAAATATCTACTACCTCTACAATACCGTTTTCATCATCAACTTTGACGAAAACTCCTGCAACCCGATCGTCGCCTCCGCCAGCTCCTGGGAATTCCTCCATCAGAAGACCTACGGCCTCGAAGAAGTCCGCATAAGCTACGCAAGACAGAACATCCACCCGGACGATCAGGAACGCTTCCTCGAATTCGTCCGCCTCGATAACATGGAGCAGCGCATTGAAGACAGCCCCGAAGGCATGATCGCCAACTACTTCAGAACCAAAGGCGCCGACGGCAACTTCACCTGGGACGTCCATACCATCATCTCCATCCCGAAGACCAATGGCAAAGTATTCCTCTACACCGCGAAACTCTCGCCCCTGGACGACGAGACCCTCCGCAAACACGTCCTCAAGGAATACATGAAAGCGGATAAACCAGCACTGAAAACAGCCGAAAACAAAGCAGAATAA
- a CDS encoding ROK family protein, whose product MLIGGIEAGGTKIVCGAAEVTEEGIHILDRMRFPTRRPEEAVRKAADYFKDFPIKALGVACFGPLDLRKDSATYGHIMATPKKGWEHFDLLGPLEKEIGVPAVLDTDVNGAALGEGAYGAGKGKSVVAYITVGTGIGVGLSIGGKPLHGLVHPEGGHMPVVRAPGDTYEGCCAFHRDSFLPAGCLEGYAAGPAIEKRWGEKGENLGNRSEVWEMEAFYLSQGVSQIALLCSPDIIILGGGVMHQASLFPMVRERVKNQMHGYVHAPILDGDLSDYIVPPALGDDAGLAGACRIGYDLLKS is encoded by the coding sequence ATGCTGATCGGAGGAATTGAGGCCGGCGGGACGAAAATCGTCTGCGGAGCGGCAGAGGTGACGGAGGAAGGCATCCATATCCTGGACCGGATGCGCTTCCCGACGAGGCGCCCGGAAGAGGCAGTCAGGAAAGCGGCGGACTATTTCAAAGATTTCCCGATCAAAGCATTGGGCGTTGCCTGCTTCGGGCCGCTGGATCTCCGGAAGGACTCTGCGACTTACGGCCATATCATGGCGACACCGAAGAAGGGCTGGGAGCATTTCGATCTTCTGGGGCCTCTTGAAAAGGAAATCGGCGTGCCGGCCGTGCTCGATACGGATGTGAACGGTGCTGCGCTCGGCGAAGGCGCATACGGCGCAGGAAAGGGGAAATCCGTCGTCGCTTACATCACCGTCGGAACCGGCATCGGAGTCGGACTTTCCATCGGCGGCAAGCCTCTCCACGGCCTCGTCCATCCAGAAGGCGGCCACATGCCAGTCGTCCGCGCGCCGGGGGATACGTATGAAGGCTGCTGCGCCTTCCACAGGGATTCCTTCCTGCCAGCCGGATGCCTCGAAGGGTATGCCGCAGGACCCGCCATCGAAAAACGGTGGGGTGAAAAAGGAGAGAACCTGGGAAACCGCAGCGAAGTCTGGGAGATGGAAGCGTTCTATCTCTCGCAGGGCGTATCGCAGATCGCGCTTCTCTGCTCGCCGGATATCATCATCCTGGGAGGCGGCGTCATGCACCAGGCATCCCTCTTCCCGATGGTCAGGGAAAGAGTGAAGAACCAGATGCACGGCTACGTCCATGCGCCGATCCTTGACGGAGATCTTTCGGATTACATCGTCCCGCCCGCTTTGGGAGACGATGCAGGACTTGCCGGTGCCTGCCGCATAGGCTATGATTTATTGAAATCTTGA
- a CDS encoding MFS transporter: MKMGYKGTDRMIAGIVFGVIMFWLFAQAIVNVGPAVQADLGIPLDTLNIAVSLTALFSGLFIVAAGGLADKIGRKKIAYLGFVLSIIGSSCLVLSQGAVLLIAGRIIQGLSAACIMPSTIALMNAYFEGKARQRALSFWSIGSWGGGGIASFAGGAIASSFGWRGIFVFSIIFAVLGMILLWATPESKRDSDEPFHFDFAGLSIFIVTMVALNIFINFGAAFGWTSGRTLGLLATILIGFAAFVKVERNKHNALLDFKLFRSKPYAGAAASNFLLNAVAGTLIVANTYAQVGRGFTAFQSGMLSLGYLVAVLAMIRVGEKILQRVGARKPMQWGASITTAGIAMMGLTFLPDLTYTVVVFVGFCLFGFGLGIYATPSTDTSVSNAPSDKVGQAAGVYKMASSLGGAFGVAISAAVYGAFAESTNLAAAATAGILVNVAFGLLAILAIVTLIPRGIGRTEDEMEETEMAVSESYNQ; the protein is encoded by the coding sequence ATGAAAATGGGGTATAAAGGGACAGACCGGATGATCGCCGGGATTGTTTTTGGCGTGATTATGTTCTGGCTTTTCGCACAGGCCATCGTGAATGTCGGACCTGCTGTGCAGGCGGATCTTGGGATTCCGCTGGATACGCTGAATATTGCGGTCAGCCTGACGGCTCTTTTCTCGGGGCTCTTCATCGTGGCCGCCGGAGGTCTGGCGGATAAGATCGGAAGGAAGAAGATTGCTTACCTGGGATTTGTCCTGAGTATCATCGGCTCGTCCTGTCTCGTCCTTTCGCAGGGCGCAGTGCTCCTCATCGCAGGCCGCATTATCCAGGGCCTGTCGGCCGCATGCATCATGCCTTCGACCATTGCTCTCATGAATGCCTATTTCGAAGGAAAAGCCCGTCAGAGAGCCCTGAGCTTCTGGTCCATCGGCTCCTGGGGAGGCGGCGGCATCGCATCGTTTGCGGGCGGTGCCATTGCATCCAGCTTCGGCTGGCGCGGCATCTTTGTCTTTTCCATCATCTTCGCCGTCCTTGGCATGATACTCCTCTGGGCGACGCCGGAAAGCAAAAGAGATTCTGACGAACCCTTCCATTTCGACTTTGCAGGCCTCTCCATCTTCATCGTGACCATGGTCGCACTGAATATATTCATCAACTTCGGCGCTGCCTTTGGCTGGACGAGCGGAAGGACACTCGGCCTTCTTGCCACCATCCTGATCGGCTTTGCCGCATTCGTGAAAGTGGAAAGAAATAAACACAACGCACTCCTCGATTTCAAACTTTTCAGGAGCAAGCCCTATGCCGGCGCCGCTGCGTCGAACTTCCTCCTGAATGCCGTTGCAGGCACGCTGATCGTCGCCAATACCTATGCGCAGGTAGGCCGCGGTTTCACCGCCTTCCAGTCCGGCATGCTCTCCCTCGGCTACCTTGTCGCCGTCCTTGCCATGATCCGCGTCGGAGAAAAGATCCTCCAGAGAGTCGGTGCCAGAAAACCGATGCAGTGGGGCGCCTCCATCACGACAGCCGGCATCGCCATGATGGGACTGACATTCCTCCCGGACCTCACCTATACCGTCGTCGTATTCGTAGGCTTCTGCCTCTTCGGATTTGGCCTCGGCATCTACGCGACCCCGTCCACCGACACCTCCGTCTCCAATGCACCGTCCGACAAAGTCGGCCAGGCAGCCGGCGTCTATAAGATGGCAAGCTCCCTGGGAGGCGCCTTCGGCGTAGCCATCTCCGCCGCCGTTTACGGAGCCTTCGCCGAAAGCACCAACCTCGCCGCCGCAGCTACCGCCGGCATCCTCGTCAACGTCGCCTTCGGACTCCTCGCCATCCTCGCCATCGTCACCCTGATTCCAAGAGGCATCGGAAGAACAGAAGACGAAATGGAAGAAACAGAAATGGCAGTATCAGAATCGTATAACCAGTAA